A single genomic interval of Arachis duranensis cultivar V14167 chromosome 7, aradu.V14167.gnm2.J7QH, whole genome shotgun sequence harbors:
- the LOC107458004 gene encoding LOW QUALITY PROTEIN: uncharacterized protein LOC107458004 (The sequence of the model RefSeq protein was modified relative to this genomic sequence to represent the inferred CDS: inserted 2 bases in 1 codon; substituted 1 base at 1 genomic stop codon), translating to MAYSLFVSFRIQREKKKGSRMLDIMFSWTLHDVLNHKLYKDKVQKIPLSFSSTKEYLNSFIFPLIEETHSDLCSGIEAVSQAPFREVMTIQRSKDFKPPKALFYKMRVKKVTEEVQNVGKYEPEFGDIVAFTDVRPKGIYDLNRPKMQYHIAYICGSEDEFTDEIDVLSSKCLDMDXLYVVYLSNMTTNIRIWRALNVDEKINIIEKVLQHEPNSNVICQIFCCSGENMTESPAQSSAQSIIRAQNLNESQRDSVLSCVAMSKCHYSHNVKLIWGPPGTGKTKTVACLLYSLLRSKIRTLTCAPTNNAVLTLASRLHSLFKQSXKFDTYGLGNILLFGNKNRMKVDNFPGLEDVFLDYRVEELLKCFMPLTGWKHHLELMIKLLKNPNQQYRCELNDKEDLMSLEESAKKSNSNVKRAYSSYKRKVKSSNLLTFEQFVEKKFNGVVESYNLYVEDKKMSAAGMTMEQFVKQRFSNIGGRLKLFMKALYTHLPTSMISFKVVKKMFIALDLLKSLETSLRNTKFKQDFHQCEDGKSLQSILSSLSRSISLPWITSKVGISMFCIEKACLVFCTASSSSKLHTQEGEMFRFVVIDEAAQLRECESAIPLQLPGLQHAVLIGDERQLPALVKSKIAEKAEFGRSLFERLVLLGKERHMLNIQYRMHPSISKFPSEEFYDKQLADASIVKLTSYKKQFLKGKMYGSYSFINISRGKEQSNHDHSLKNIAEAAAVSQIIQSLRKECLTRRKKVSIGIISPYNGQVHEIQKTIKQYISDSDPNFSVSVRSVDGFQGGEEDIIIISTVRSNGVGNIGFLSNRQRTNVALTRARYCLWILGNASTLMNRNSVWRELVLDAKERKCFHNAYEDEKLAQAIENSLWDLDLDSLEAPFMKLSLWDNSNTASTSLRLVSNMGSYEI from the exons ATGGCT TATTCTTTATTTGTGTCATTTAGAATtcagagagaaaagaaaaaaggatcaAGGATGTTGGATATTATGTTCTCATGGACTCTCCATGATGTTCTCAACCACAAGCTCTACAAAGACAag GTTCAGAAGATTCCACTCTCATTCTCCTCAACAAAGGAGTACTTGAACTCATTTATTTTCCCACTGATTGAGGAAACTCACAGTGATCTGTGCTCAGGAATAGAAGCTGTTTCTCAAGCTCCATTTCGTGAGGTCATGACGATTCAAAGGTCCAAGGACTTCAAACCTCCCAAGGCCTTGTTCTATAAAATGAGAGTAAAGAAGGTCACTGAAGAAGTTCAAAATGTTGGGAAATATGAACCTGAATTTGGAGACATTGTTGCTTTCACAGATGTTAGACCAAAAGGGATATATGACTTGAACAGGCCTAAAATGCAATACCATATTGCTTATATTTGTGGATCAGAAGATGAATTTACTGATGAGATTGATGTACTTTCATCTAAATGCTTGGATATGGA TCTCTATGTTGTATATCTGTCGAACATGACCACAAATATTCGCATTTGGCGAGCACTGAATGTTGATGAAAAGATAAACATTATTGAAAAAGTTCTGCAGCATGAGCCTAATTCAAATGTAA TCTGTCAGATTTTTTGCTGTTCTGGAGAAAACATGACTGAGTCTCCAGCTCAATCTTCAGCACAAAGCATAATCCGTGCTCAGAATCTGAATGAATCTCAAAGAGATTCTGTTCTAAGCTGTGTTGCTATGAGCAAATGCCATTACAGTCATAATGTTAAACTTATATGGGGCCCCCCGGGAACCGGCAAAACAAAGACTGTTGCTTGCTTGTTATATTCATTGCTCCGGTCGAAGATCAGAACATTGACATGTGCTCCAACTAATAATGCAGTGTTGACCTTGGCGTCTCGCCTGCATAGTTTGTTTAAGCAGTCATAGAAGTTTGATACTTATGGCCTTGGTAACATTTTGCTATTTGGcaacaaaaacagaatgaaagtGGACAATTTTCCCGGTCTTGAAGATGTGTTTCTTGATTATAGAGTGGAAGAGCTTTTAAAGTGTTTTATGCCATTAACCGGGTGGAAACATCACTTGGAACTTATGATCAAGTTACTGAAGAACCCCAATCAACAATATAGGTGTGAACTGAATGATAAGGAGGATCTAATGTCATTGGAAGAATCTGCTAAGAAAAGTAACAGCAATGTAAAACGTGCATATTCTTCATACAAGAGAAAAGTGAAGAGTTCTAACCTTTTGACATTTGAGCAATTTGTTGAGAAGAAATTCAATGGGGTTGTAGAATCTTACAATTTGTATGTTGAAGATAAAAAGATGAGTGCTGCTGGTATGACAATGGAGCAATTTGTGAAGCAAAGGTTCAGTAACATTGGAGGTAGGCTCAAGTTGTTCATGAAAGCCTTGTATACTCACCTACCAACATCTATGATTTCATTCAAAGTGGTAAAGAAAATGTTCATTGCTCTGGATTTGTTGAAATCTTTGGAAACTTCGCTACGGAATACCAAGTTCAAACAAGACTTTCATCAATGTGAAGATGGAAAAAGCCTACAAAGCATACTAAGTTCACTATCACGTTCAATTTCGCTTCCTTGGATCACAAGCAAAGTTGGCATTTCAATGTTTTGCATTGAGAAAGCATGCTTAGTATTTTGTACTGCATCAAGTTCTTCTAAACTGCATACTCAAGAAGGGGAAATGTTCCGGTTTGTAGTTATTGATGAAGCAGCACAGCTGAGAGAATGTGAATCAGCAATTCCATTGCAACTTCCTGGTCTTCAACATGCTGTTCTAATAGGTGATGAAAGACAGCTTCCTGCATTGGTTAAAAGCAAG ATAGCTGAGAAGGCTGAATTTGGAAGAAGTTTGTTTGAGAGATTGGTATTGTTGGGAAAAGAGAGGCACATGCTTAATATTCAGTATAGGATGCATCCATCAATTAGCAAATTCCCAAGTGAAGAGTTCTATGATAAGCAACTTGCTGATGCATCCATTGTCAAATTAACAAGCTACAAAAAACAATTCCTTAAAGGGAAAATGTATGGCTCCTACTCTTTCATCAACATATCAAGGGGTAAAGAGCAGTCTAATCATGATCATAGTTTGAAGAACATTGCTGAGGCTGCTGCTGTCTCACAGATTATTCAAAGCCTTAGAAAAG AATGTTtgacaagaagaaagaaagttagCATAGGAATCATATCTCCATACAATGGTCAAGTACATGAAATCCAGAAGACCATAAAGCAATATATTTCAGACAGTGATCCTAACTTCTCTGTGAGTGTTCGTTCTGTTGATGGTTTTCAAGGTGGTGAAGAAGACATAATTATAATATCAACTGTGAGATCCAATGGTGTTGGAAATATTGGTTTTCTTTCAAATAGACAAAGAACAAATGTGGCATTGACAAGGGCTAG ATATTGCCTTTGGATATTAGGAAATGCATCAACTTTGATGAACCGTAACAGTGTATGGAGGGAACTGGTTCTTGATGCTAAGGAAAGAAAATGCTTCCACAATGCTTATGAGGATGAGAAACTGGCTCAGGCCATTGAGAATTCCTTGTGGGACCTTGACCTTGATTCACTGGAGGCaccattcatgaaacttagttTATGGGACAATTCTAATACGGCTTCTACTTCCTTGAG GTTAGTTTCCAACATGGGCTCAtatgaaatttaa
- the LOC127740509 gene encoding secreted RxLR effector protein 161-like, protein MIGSLMYLTSSRPDIIQSVGVCSQFQSKPKESHLSAVKRIIRYVLGTTNYGLWFPKTDSFQLVGFCDADFAGDRIDRRSTSGMCCFLGKSLIVWSSKKQATVALSTAEAEYIAASSCCSQLLWLKTQLADYKLNVSNILLFCDNLSAINISKNPILHSRTKHIEVRFHSIREHVQNGNLDIQFVNSEGQLADIFTKPLIEERFCKLRTELGILTSSLFS, encoded by the coding sequence ATGATTGGATCCTTGATGTATCTAACCTCCTCAAGGCCTGATATCATCCAAAGTGTTGGAGTTTGCTCACAGTTTCAATCAAAGCCTAAGGAATCTCATCTCTCAGCTGTCAAAAGGATCATCCGATATGTGCTTGGTACCACTaactatggtttatggtttcctAAGACTGATTCTTTTCAATTAGTGGGTTtctgtgatgcagattttgctgggGATAGGATTGATAGAAGAAGCACAAGTGGCATGTGCTGCTTTCTTGGAAAATCCCTCATTGTTTGGTCTAGCAAGAAACAAGCTACTGTGGCACTTTCAACAGCCGAAGCTGAGTATATTGCAGcctcttcttgttgttctcaatTATTATGGCTGAAAACTCAACTAGCTGACTATAAATTGAATGTCTcaaatattctattattttgtgACAACCTGAGTGCTATCAATATTTCCAAAAACCCTATcttgcactcaagaacaaagcacattgaagtTCGTTTTCATTCTataagagaacatgtgcaaaatggAAATTTAGATATTCAGTTTGTTAACTCTGAAGGTCAGCTAGCTGATATATTCACTAAACCATTGATAGAGGAGAGATTCTGCAAGTTAAGAACTGAACTGGGCATTCTAACTTCATCTCTGTTTTCTTAA
- the LOC107458063 gene encoding uncharacterized protein LOC107458063, translated as MSKTSREDHDHESSLLDIVFSWNLKDVLNDNLYKHKVGKIPETFNSVKEYMNSFIPSLIEETRSDMCSGLKGVSRARFCEIKTVEMDTEFFKPSKNLFYLLTLVNTSDNDDVDKDDVEEGGEIGKSYEPMLGDVIAFTPIRPKCIDDLNSPKNFYHIGYVVRPKRAYDNVIPILSSKLMETKNEYDRSGGVKKLYAVYLMNILTNVRIWKALNSQLEDADMSIIEKVLRPDTKIGRKCQICPSEINVIDTSSIRNMIQSQNLNESQEDAVSSCVSMTKCHHNSTINLVWGPPGTGKTKTVACILFSLLKLRVRTLTCAPTNTAVMAVASRLHSLVKDSLEHESYGFGDIVLFGNSSRMKVDTYLGLKDIFLENRVNNLVKCFAPLSGWKHSIESMIQLIKEPKKLYKLYQKEEGLMPFEDFVKQENSTVEIQYRMNLLFGDSKTLKEFVNMKYSDIAEKYHSLIESIMTFDQFVKKKFRELKGKLEFCMQTLYTHMPTSFIQISDVRRMTRALDLLRSLESSLNHVLYRRTLNYSDDDEEEEENEEKEIIDCLGWPSLERELCVGILTTLCQSVFIPVTNDKHGIEKFCLSNACLIFCTASSSVKLFTEGMTQLKFLVVDEAAQLKECESTVPLQLPGLRHCVLIGDEKQLPALVKSKIAEKTEFGRSLFERLVILGNEKHMLNVQYRMSPSISLFPSEEFYEGKLSDAPILSNLSYNKKFLEGDIYGSYAFINVAKGREQIGLGHSTKNTVEAAVISEIIGNLHKEFVRTKKKTSIGVISPYNAQVYEIQEKVKNYTSVSDPDFSLSVRSVDGFQGGEEDIIIISTVRANGVGKVGFLSNRQRTNVALTRARYCLWIVGNGSTLFNSDSVWRKLVLDAKKRDCFHNASEDKKLGQVIEDALFEIELLEESASTFKKLSLGSKIEFDGTYSRKSSRNRPRKC; from the exons ATGTCAAAGACTAGTAGGGAGGATCATGATCATGAATCCAGTTTGTTGGATATTGTATTCTCTTGGAACCTCAAAGATGTTCTAAATGACAATCTTTACAAGCATAAG GTTGGTAAGATTCCAGAGACATTCAATTCTGTGAAAGAATACATGAACTCATTCATTCCTTCATTGATTGAAGAGACACGCAGTGACATGTGTTCAGGATTGAAAGGAGTGTCTAGAGCTCGATTCTGCGAAATCAAGACTGTCGAGATGGACACAGAGTTCTTCAAACCTTCTAAGAATTTGTTCTATCTCTTAACATTGGTGAAcactagtgataatgatgatgtaGATAAAGATGATGTGGAAGAAGGTGGTGAAATTGGAAAATCATATGAGCCTATGTTAGGAGATGTCATTGCTTTTACTCCTATTAGACCAAAATGCATAGATGATTTAAACAGTCCCAAAAACTTCTACCATATTGGTTATGTTGTTAGGCCAAAACGTGCATATGACAATGTAATTCCAATTTTGTCCTCCAAGCTCATGGAGACTAAGAATGAATATGACAGAAGTGGTGGTGTTAAGAAGCTTTATGCTGTGTATCTTATGAACATTCTAACAAATGTTAGGATATGGAAGGCATTGAATTCACAGCTAGAGGATGCAGACATGAGCATTATTGAAAAGGTGCTAAGACCTGACACAAAg ATTGGAAGAAAATGTCAAATATGCCCCTCAGAAATAAACGTTATTGACACTTCAAGCATAAGAAATATGATTCAGTCTCAGAATCTCAATGAATCACAAGAAGATGCAGTTTCAAGCTGTGTGAGCATGACAAAATGTCACCATAACAGCACCATTAACCTTGTATGGGGACCTCCTGGGACTGGGAAAACCAAGACTGTGGCTTGTATCTTGTTTTCCCTTTTGAAGCTTAGAGTCAGGACATTGACATGTGCTCCAACTAACACAGCAGTGATGGCGGTTGCGTCGCGGCTGCATAGCCTTGTTAAGGATTCACTTGAGCATGAATCATATGGTTTTGGAGACATAGTCCTATTTGGCAATAGTTCTAGAATGAAGGTTGACACTTATCTTGGCCTTAAAGATATCTTTCTCGAAAATCGTGTGAATAATCTTGTTAAGTGTTTTGCTCCACTAAGTGGATGGAAACATAGCATTGAATCAATGATTCAACTGATTAAGGAACCTAAGAAGCTATATAAATTGTATCAGAAAGAGGAGGGCCTAATGCCATTTGAAGATTTTGTGAAGCAAGAAAACAGCACTGTTGAAATCCAGTATAGAATGAACTTGCTCTTTGGTGATTCTAAAACATTGAAGGAATTTGTGAACATGAAATACAGTGACATTGCAGAGAAGTATCATTCTCTCATTGAAAGTATAATGACATTTGATCAATTTGTGAAGAAGAAATTCAGGGAACTGAAAGGAAAACTTGAATTCTGTATGCAGACTTTGTACACACACATGCCAACATCTTTTATTCAGATCAGTGATGTGAGGAGGATGACTAGAGCTTTAGATTTGCTTAGATCCCTTGAAAGTTCCTTGAATCATGTTCTGTACAGGAGAACTCTGAATtatagtgatgatgatgaagaagaagaagaaaatgaggaaaaagaaattattgatTGCTTGGGGTGGCCAAGCCTGGAAAGAGAATTATGTGTTGGAATACTAACTACACTTTGTCAATCCGTTTTCATTCCGGTCACTAATGACAAGCATGGAATCGAGAAATTCTGCTTGTCAAATGCTTGTCTGATTTTCTGTACAGCATCAAGTTCTGTAAAGTTGTTCACAGAAGGAATGACACAGCTTAAATTTCTGGTAGTTGATGAAGCTGCACAGCTTAAAGAATGCGAGTCAACCGTACCATTACAGCTCCCAGGTCTTAGGCATTGTGTCTTAATTGGCGACGAGAAACAGCTTCCGGCCTTGGTTAAAAGCAAG ATTGCTGAGAAGACGGAATTTGGAAGAAGCTTGTTCGAAAGGTTGGTGATTTTAGGAAATGAGAAGCATATGCTGAATGTTCAGTATAGGATGAGTCCTTCAATTAGCTTATTTCCAAGTGAAGAGTTCTATGAAGGAAAGCTTTCTGATGCTCCAATTTTGAGTAATTTAAgctataataaaaaattcctTGAAGGAGATATCTATGGTTCTTATGCATTCATAAATGTAGCTAAAGGCAGAGAACAAATTGGTCTTGGACATAGTACAAAAAACACTGTTGAAGCTGCCGTTATTTCTGAGATTATTGGAAACCTCCATAAAG aGTTTGTGAGGACAAAGAAGAAAACTAGCATAGGAGTCATATCTCCTTACAATGCTCAAGTTTATGAAATTCAAGAGAAGGTCAAGAATTACACTTCAGTTTCTGATCCTGATTTCAGTTTAAGTGTTCGTTCCGTCGATGGCTTTCAAGGCGGCGAAGAAGACATTATCATAATATCAACAGTTAGAGCCAATGGTGTTGGAAAAGTTGGTTTTCTTTCTAACAGACAAAGAACAAATGTGGCATTGACAAGAGCTAG ATATTGCCTTTGGATTGTTGGAAATGGTTCAACATTGTTTAATAGTGACTCTGTATGGAGAAAACTGGTTCTTGATGCTAAGAAAAGAGATTGTTTTCACAATGCTAGTGAAGACAAGAAATTGGGTCAAGTAATTGAGGATGCATTGTTTGAGATTGAACTTCTTGAAGAGTCTGCATCAACATTTAAGAAACTAAGCCTAGGAAGTAAGATAGAATTTGATGGTACATATTCAAG GAAATCTTCAAGGAACAGGCCAAGGAAGTGTTAA